The Kineococcus endophyticus region TCCCCGATGTTGACGACGTTGAGGACGGCGGCCTCGCTCGCCTCGCGCAGGTCGAGCGCGGCCACCGTCTCGTCGTCGATCTCGGGGGCGTAGCCCGGGAAGAACCGCCCCGGCGCGACGACCACCAGCCGCGTCCGGGTCCCGCCCGCCTCGCGCAGCGACCACAGGTTCCCCTCCTCGTCCAGCGGCTGGAGGTGGAAGGCCGTGTGGTTCGGCAGGCCCATGATCGGCGAGACGAACTCGATGACGGGAGCGGACACGGGCGCGTCGGTCATGAGGGTCACTCTAGGAACTCCGGAGGGGTGGACGAGTCAGCGGAGGAAGTCGAGCAGGGAGACCTGGACGGTCTTCGCGGTCGCCTGGAGGGCCGCCTGGTAGGCGATGTTCTGCTGGTTGAACTCCAGGTACGCCTTCATCGGGTCCACGCCCTGGACGTCGTCGAGCTGGGACTGCAGGTACTGCAGCTGCGTCGTGTTGACGTCGTCCGCGTGGTCGAGCTGGTTGGTCTTCGCGCCGATGACGGCGCGGGCGTTGGTGGCCAGGTTGATGCGGCTGTCGATCGTCGTGAGCGTCGTGCTGCTGGTGCTCAGGTTCCCCGCCGCGATGTCGTCGGCGAGGGTGTCGAGCTCCTGGAAGACCGTCGTGGTCCCCGGCGCCTGCGCGCCGTAGACGCTGTTGCCGGAGATGTTCACCGACGTCGTCACACCGGGGGAGATGGTGCGGGTGACCGCGCCGCCGTCGTCGTTCGAGGTGTACGGGGACGTCGTCGTGAAGGCGGTGGTCGTCGCCGAGGTGCCCGCGAACACGGCCCGGCCCTGGTACTGGGTGTTCGCGTCCCCCAGCACGGTGTTCTTGATCTCCCGGATCTGCTTCGCGATGGCCGCGCGGCCGTTCGCGTCGAGCGCGCTGTTGCCGGCCTGGACCGTGAGGTCGCGGACCTTCTGCAGCGCGGACGTGGTGCTGTCCAGCGCCGGCTCCTGCGTCGTCATCCACCCGCGCGCCTCGTAGAGGTTCCGGGAGTTCTCGGTGTTGACGGCGATCTGGTCGTTGAGGCGCAACGCCGCGGCGGCGCGCACGGAGTCGTCCGAGCCCTTGGGCAGGGACGTCCCGCTGGTGATCTGCTCCTGGAACTTCGCCGCACGAGCCTGCGTGTTCTGCAGGTTCGTGAGCGCGTTCGTCGCGAGGCTGCGCTGGGTGATGCGGCCGAGCATGGTCTCTCCTCCGGTCAGGTCAGTCGTCAGCGGCCGACGAGGCCGGTGCGGTTGATGAGGGTGTCGAGCGCCTCGTCGATGCTGGTGAGGACGCGGGCGGCCGCCGAGTACGCGTGCTGGTAGGCCACCAGGTTCGTCATCTCCTCGTCGAGGTTGACGCCCGAGACGCCGTCGCGGACGGCGCCGGACTTCAGCGACACCTGCGAGGCGAGGTCGGCCCGGTTGGACGCGGACTGGGTCGAGGCGGCGAGGTTCGTCACGTTGGTGCGCCAGGTGCTCTTGACGTCGCCGAAGGCGTTCTTGACAGCCGTCGCGTAGACGCGGTCCGCCGAGCCGGTCCCGGTGCCCGTGCCCGTGCTGTCGCGGAACGTCGCCGTCGTCACCGACACCTGCAGCTGCGAGGCCTTGACCGGGTCACCGGCCGTCCAGCCCGCAGCCACGCTGCTGAAGAACGTGCCGTCGTAGGCGCCGTTGACCGTCGTCGCCAGCTTGGTGGCGAAGTCGTCCAGACCCTTCTGCTGGTCGACGAGGGTCTTGTTCGCGCCGTCCAGCGTGGCCTTCAGCGACCCCGTGACCGGCCCGGCGTCCTGACCTCCGATGGACACGACGAACTGGTTGCCGATCTTCTCCGCCCCGGGGGCGACAGGGGTGCGGTCGGTGGTGCTCGTGACGGTGCCGATCTGGAGTCCGTAGGAGAAGTCACCGCTGACCAGGGCGGCGTTCCCGACGAGGACGTCGACCGTGCCGTCCTGGCGGTCCACCACGCGGGCGCCCGTGAGGTCGGCGAGCTGGTTGAGGTACTGGTCGCGCTGGTCGAGGAGCTCGTTGGCCGAGGCGCCGTTGACGAGGGTCTCGCGGATCGAGGTGTTGAGCTTGGCGACGTTCACCGCGATGGTGTTCGCCTGGCTCGCCAGCGTCTGGGCCTGCAGGCCGAGTTGGTCGTACTGCGCTTCGAGCTGCTTGTCCATCCCGACGAGCTCGGTCGCCACGGCCTGGCTGCGCGTCACGACCAGCGCCTGTGCGCCGGCGAGACCGTCGTTGCCGCTCTTGGCCGCGAGGTCGCTCCAGGACGCGGAGAGGTCGGAGAGGCTCTTGCTGAGCCCGGTCGCGCCCGTGTCGCCGATGGCGTTCTCGATGCTGGACCACACGGTGCTCGCGGTGGCCTGCTCCTTGGCGGCCGCGGAGTCCTGACGGGCGGTGGCCGTCGCCAGGGCGTCCGAGACGCGCGACAGGCCCGTGACCACGACGCCGTCACCGGGGACGAACTTCTGGCTGAACTGGCCCGTCTGGTTCAGGACGCTCGCGGACTGCTCGACGCGCTGGCGCGAGTAGCCCTCCGTGCCGACGTTGGCGATGTTCTGGCCCGTGACCTCCATGCCGCGCTGAGCGGCGGACAGGGCGCGGGAGGCGGTGGTGATGCCGGAGAAGGTGCTCATCGTCTGGGGTCCTTTCAGCAGGCCGGTCAGAGTGCTTCGT contains the following coding sequences:
- a CDS encoding flagellar assembly protein FliW, which gives rise to MTDAPVSAPVIEFVSPIMGLPNHTAFHLQPLDEEGNLWSLREAGGTRTRLVVVAPGRFFPGYAPEIDDETVAALDLREASEAAVLNVVNIGDDPATATVNLLAPIVINHRNLRAAQAVLVGTDLPLRAPLLAP
- the flgL gene encoding flagellar hook-associated protein FlgL; the protein is MLGRITQRSLATNALTNLQNTQARAAKFQEQITSGTSLPKGSDDSVRAAAALRLNDQIAVNTENSRNLYEARGWMTTQEPALDSTTSALQKVRDLTVQAGNSALDANGRAAIAKQIREIKNTVLGDANTQYQGRAVFAGTSATTTAFTTTSPYTSNDDGGAVTRTISPGVTTSVNISGNSVYGAQAPGTTTVFQELDTLADDIAAGNLSTSSTTLTTIDSRINLATNARAVIGAKTNQLDHADDVNTTQLQYLQSQLDDVQGVDPMKAYLEFNQQNIAYQAALQATAKTVQVSLLDFLR
- the flgK gene encoding flagellar hook-associated protein FlgK, producing the protein MSTFSGITTASRALSAAQRGMEVTGQNIANVGTEGYSRQRVEQSASVLNQTGQFSQKFVPGDGVVVTGLSRVSDALATATARQDSAAAKEQATASTVWSSIENAIGDTGATGLSKSLSDLSASWSDLAAKSGNDGLAGAQALVVTRSQAVATELVGMDKQLEAQYDQLGLQAQTLASQANTIAVNVAKLNTSIRETLVNGASANELLDQRDQYLNQLADLTGARVVDRQDGTVDVLVGNAALVSGDFSYGLQIGTVTSTTDRTPVAPGAEKIGNQFVVSIGGQDAGPVTGSLKATLDGANKTLVDQQKGLDDFATKLATTVNGAYDGTFFSSVAAGWTAGDPVKASQLQVSVTTATFRDSTGTGTGTGSADRVYATAVKNAFGDVKSTWRTNVTNLAASTQSASNRADLASQVSLKSGAVRDGVSGVNLDEEMTNLVAYQHAYSAAARVLTSIDEALDTLINRTGLVGR